GTATTATCAATGTCTCCCAAGACGTAGTGAACACGCATTTCCCAGATATCGAGTATGTCAGAGTACCAGTCGCCGACTCACCTCGTTCACGCTTGAATGAGTATTTCGATTTGGTAGCAGGCAGGATTGACGAGGAAGGAGCCAAGAGCGGCCGATCTTTGGTGCATTGCAATGCGGGCGTCAGTCGATTCACAACGCTGTGCCTGGTGTATCTGATGAAATACCGCAATATGACATTGTTAGAGGCGCACCGTTTGCCAATAATGGCTTCTGGAAGCAGCTGATAGATTATGAGAATACACCTCACGGAAAGGCTATTGTCAGAATGGTAAAATCGCCGATTGGGGAGATACCTGATATATATGAAGAGGGCTCCAAAGGGATGattccattttaaatgtgtttttaccacTCACTGTATTTGAACGAAGAAAGCTTGACTCCCCCTATGTAATGCAGTTGTCTTAGGTGTAAAATGCAACCTAAAACGCACATTGTCAATTACCAAATGTGcctgaaatgtatgtatttctgtatgtgtttgtgattttttccattactacaatataaaacatatttaacatagGGACCAATCGTTATTAATATTAGTTATGCCTGCACAGGATGATGGGTCAAAACACGGGCTGTAGACCAAATACCGGTTGCGCTAATGCACTGCAGTATTCAAGTCGTTTTTTGCAGTCAGTATTATAATGAAAATCCTTAGACACTTTAACAATTGCACATGGCTTAAGCAGAACATGGtgatattttaatgttatatacAATGTTACTGCTGTTTTTGGTTAACAGGaacgtgtttaaaataaaaactacagtagaaatgtatttgttttgttgtctttttgtaCCTTTCTGTCATGACAAAATAACAGATGGcccacatgttttaaataatgtatgtatttcatAAGGTGTTGGTTGTGTTCATTGATTTAAACAACAGATAGAAGTACAAATGAATTGTGTACAACAGGCAAGAGTTAAGAAatatgacaaaatatatatatatatatatatatatatatatatatatatatatatatatatatatagatatatatatatatatatatatatttttttttaattgagcttaTCAAGATTCTTAAACATTTTACCAAGAATTCCtaccagtaatgtttttttttttttgttttttttttaatccaatataGTAAAACCTGTATTTAAGGTCACCTTAACTAAGTGGTCGCTTACTGTTAATATATAAGCATTACAACACAGAAGTGTTCAAACAACAAATAATTCTACTCATTATTGCATTGATTACAATAgtgtgcatacatacatacatacatgtcaaaaactttttttaatagtctactgtactgtacatgtaaaaactaaagaaatccTGAAtatacacattgcagtgttctgtatACTGCACTGTGCCATTATAAGTTATATTTCGGACATTTAATTACAGATATGTTACAATGGTGATTAATAAGAGGAGAGTGACATTAGCAAgagtgatattaagtgggttACAATCATTTAGTCCTTTTTTGTCACTGGATATTTGTTGGCACTGGTTGGGCAGCAATTAAGAAACTGGATATTCACAACAAATaatatacatcatttaaaataatacatgacTCAACCCTGTTTCTGTGCTGGGCTGAATGGTAGGTTTAGATCTACACAATTCAACCAGAAGTTGGCACAGCTTGTATGGTAGCGGCATTCATTGTAGCTCAGGATGTCTTTGTCTGAAGCAACCTGAAGTTTAAAAACAGGGTGCTTTTAGTAGTAAATCACAAGGCTAAAACTAAGAGTACAGGCTGTGATCAGGAAAGTCAAAAATCCATTGCCTTGGCAAGCTGGGTCATTACACGAGTGAAGTTTAAAGAGTAATTAGCTTCAACTGTAATTCCAATGGCATTATCACATTCCCCATGCTGTTTCCAtgaagccaggtaaaggcagatttaaagaaaaatgataataatattgGAGCAGAAGAACAAGAACCACTGAGAACTATTTCAAACGCCATTCTATAGCAAGatcagtcttttttttatctgaatccatctttttttgtgtttgggtTATATGTTTTTCTATAAAAGAGAAACTTTGTACTATCACAGTAATCTTAACTGATGTATTCTATTTTatattctgttctttttaaaatgagaagtttaaaacacttaaaatgccTCAATGTAGCTCTTAAACAAGTAATCTCTAAATACAGCTGGTacatcagagtgtaaccattagcACTGCCACTCTTCCCTCAGTGGATGTTAGAAataccacattttgttttatacaggATTTCTTGCTGATGTATTGCTTTAAACTTCTGGGTTTTAAAAAAGTCactaggatgtgatgactgaaacagaaaatcatatataaaataaatctgaagATTGCACTAAGATGTATCAAGCTGTGAGTAGTAACCAAAGCAAACATCTTATTACTCAATCACATTCtcacaaaaatgttttgctttttatctttgtTTCTCCGTCTCACACTAATAATGCATTTGTGAGAAATGTTGTTCTGAAGAGGACGGGTGAggaaatttgtttttaaaggctAGGTAAATGGATATTTAAACTAAACGTGAATTATGGCACCGTTATCCTTATggtggcttttaaaaagtaccaaataacaaagcCCATGATGGCTGTGCACAATTATCTAATGCTAACACTTCAAGGTGCTTCATTAACCATTATTGATTGCCATGGCTTTTTTTGCAAATCCTGGTGAGTCTCACATTGCTATCTACACAGATGAATGCATTGCACAGAAAAATGATTGAGAATCCTATTTTCTACCATACTCATACTTGCTACAGAGATGTTTTGTTATCTCTTCTTGATTTCTGATTGAATTAAGCAAGGCGAGTTTACTTTCATTCTGTTACCCCTGAGGGAGAAAGAggcagcttcatttaaaaaatctagtGCAAAAATGAGACAGAAAAGCAATTAAAAGTTACGTGTGTGTCAGAAAGAATTACTAACTATGGAGGATGTAGCTCGTATTGGAAGTTAAAACGTGATTGAAGGTAATTGTGGTTATTATTTTTGAATTGTCCAACCCTGTTAATGATTGAATTACATGGAAACTGATTAACAATCATTGAGGGTTATATAACCCAGGGGTCTCCCATCAATAGGTCTTGGCTGACCTCAAAAGAAGAAGGTGAGATCTTGGGGCCAAAGCAGCATAATTATTCCTTTAAGGCTATCCCTACTTAAACCTATCGTAATTATCAAAGGCACTGCTTCGATTTTTCAGTTGTTCAtattagacaaacaaaaaatccaTTCTTAGATGGTTCATTTGTGCACACAGATTTCTTCTTTGTGCCAAATGATTCATTCTGTTACATCAGACATCCGTTCTCCTTTAATTTAGCTTGTGAAAAATGGTTAGCAGCCGTTAACGACAGTACACATTCTGCAACTGTCTTCTCAAGATAAAGGTGGCTGAAGAGACTCAGCTGGATATGAATGATTGATGGGTATCCTCTGTGTGTAATTTATCACTTGACAGTGTACAGGAGGAAtataactgtatgtaaaaatgttgtGGGCCTTGTCATTAGACTGGTGACTCAGTTTCAGAACAGGATGTAAAAGTCTTTTCAATTGAGCAACAGTAGTGGATTTAAGTAGCCCCATACGAAACAGAATTGGCATATATTGCAGGCCCTGATATGGACGTGATGCAGCCATCTGAAGATTATTTGGATCAGGTGGCTTGCCTCAAATGACATCACACTATAATAGctatactgtttaaatgtttcttatttaATTACATGCAGTAAAACGTTGAAGGTCTCAGTACAGTGACCCCCTCACAATTAAGGCCCACTCATTTACAGTCCCCATTTGCTTATCCTGGGACTCTAGTATTAATTTGTTGCAATACATTATATGAACAGTGCCCTCATTGTTAGGGGCTGCGGCTTAAATTGAACCATGCTGTTTATAAAAGCCAACGTAATGACCAATGAGCTCTTAAATAAAACCCCAAATACAAATTCTCTGAGGTATTAAAGGTCATGGTGAATGAATCAGCAGTTACATCATAAATCACAGTTAGTAATATGTCAAATCTGTTTTGCAATACATGCATGTGCAATAAGGAGAAGGGTTTAAAGGTAAAATGAAGgccctttcaagctgaaacataCCTTTGTTTCCATGGACACTTGTGATTGACAAACCCCACAGCATTCATATTGGAGATCGGGCTGAGGTACATCAACCAACCCATTTAGACAGGCTTCAGTGGGCTGGAAAGCAATGCAGACTGAGACATTTCACAACACACTGGACCGACACATTTATGTTACTTTTGGTTCAGAAAGTGTGTTGCTGATGTTATTTGAAGCTTAGTTTcacataaaaaatactgtacaattgtATTCTTTATGACATTTCTCATAGTTTTTACAACTTGTGTTTTAACTagttaggagaaaaaaaaaatgtttaccttaTTTCCGTTTGCAATTTCTAAATGTAAACAAGCTATACAGTCCAGTAAAGCAAAACACATAGCAAGGGATACTGTGTGAACATGTTGGACAGcatttttaaacttgaaatactgtattatggATTGTAATTTAGGCTGTGGTATATTTTAGAATAGATTTTTTAGAATATTCCTTTAGAAAGTCCATAGCAGCAGCTCCCCACATAGCTCAGAGGAACTGAAGGGAAGTCCTCCAATTCCATGACCAAGCCAATGAGCTCTTTATACCCAAAACTCGAGCGATGTTAATGATCTACCTGCCTCAGCAGGACAAAGGCCAGGCTTGCAGGTGTCAGCCTGAGCTTACCAAGCACCAAGGAGAGCACCAGAGCCAACTAGAGCTCCCTCTGAAATCTCCAACTAACACCAGCAACTTCACGCAGCCAGGACGTAAACCTGTGCTTCCCTGACtctatgactccccctgcacaccacgcagccgtgCATTTACCAGGAAAGACACGCAGGGACCccatatctttttgtttttagcctGTGTTTTTACTTTAAGGTGGTTCACACAGATCATATTACAAACATAAATCGATACACATCTTAGCATCTTTGTTCAACTGTCTTCTGTGGGATTTTTATGTGTTTGTGAGGAATGAACATGTTCAAGTTGTCTTTACTACATGTACACGAATTGTGACATTTTCCTACTgacaataatagaaaataaagtatatttttcCTTATTTTCCTTATTTTGACTTATCTTCCTCTGAAGATATAGTGAAGGAGGTTGTATATGTATGCGTCCGTACCTAAGCCACACTTCAATTTTGGCATATATCTGGAGAAAAGCTGATCCAGTTACCATGAAAGTTAGTATTAACATTATGCAGCATATATTTCTGACAGTATCAGATTCTGGTGATATAGTGAGATGTCTGTCTGTAAATCcttccatctgtatgtcacattgTTTGCATATATTTTTGCACAGATCCACTTACAGTAtgtaattgtgattaaacatttaattgctaATTCCTAGCCTATACCATTCTATATGTTTAGAATTTACAATAGTAGTGGGGGATGTGTGTTAGTTACTTGTTTTTAATGTACATGACTTTACTACActgtaaaaacatgaaaacatttccaAGAATAGCATAAACTGTAGCAAACCACCTTAaacttgagatttttttttctttaactttgtaAAGCGTGCATCAGACCATCAACATTAACCTTTACTACAAGAAGCACTGTTATCCCAGAATAAGACAAATGTTGCCATGGTTTGATGAAGCTTGTtgtaaaatcaaggcagttatcatgttcaccaaGTGACAGCCAGACAGACGGAAGTATGGACATGATCAGCACATAAGGATCCTCATTTTCTGAATGAATACCctaaacaagcaaagaacaataCGATCTTTAGCACGAGTGTAAGAGGACCAATGAGAATGTTGCTCCTTAAGTCTTTGGTTCAAACACCTTCAAATAGTTTGCTTTCTTACCAGCGTTTGTAATACAGCGGGGCTGAATGTTAGGAACGCCTGTAGATTATTCCACAGTAACTCAATGTCCTTGACACTGCGTTGGAGAGCTTCGTTTGTGACGCCACGGGTTCTCATGCCTCCTTCCACTCTCTTAGACACTTTGTAAACCTCAACTACAccttaataaaaaacaacagcagggGTTGAGCTTTATAGAAAATACAATTAATGTCGCATTCCCTATATTTTAacaatatagcaatatatatatatatatatattatatatatatatatatatagatatatctatataatatatatatatatatattattaaacatcaaattaaaaaaaatatataatccaaAATATTCAGTATTGTAACAACGCAGGACCACTAGAGGGCAGGCTTTTAAAAGATCAAATTCCTTTGAGGACCACAGATATAGACACAGCATTTCTTGTGAATGATCTACTGCCAGATCACTGACAATATGATGGGTTAACCATTGTGTATGATCCCTACGGTAATGTGACCTGTCTTTGAGGACAGAAAGCGGGTGATACAGTTCTGGAAATGGGTGATGGTTTGTAGACCCATATGTAGATTCTGGGTAATACAGCCTGTTTTACATTGAtgtgtttttaaatcataaaatctAGTTTCCAGTTGCGGACTCATTACTATTTTTCCAACAGAtcttttaacaaagaaaaaatactaGTAAATACCGCAGAATGTTTGGCAAGCTCTCTCTTTATTTTCCAGAGTTTATATCTACGTTCCTGTTTGCTCAATTACAGCATACAGGTAGCATACAGGTAAGTTGCTGATGGCTGCTATGAAACTTTTTATTACAGTTCCTACATAGTCCCTGTTTTAGTGATTTTTAAATACCGCACTGTGAATATACCTGAGATGTAGGTCTTCCCTTGAGCAGAGAGCAGCACCTCAGTGCAGACAGAGGGATGGCTGATTCCGCATAGCATATCATTAGCCTTTCTGATCACCTGCACAGGAAACATACAGCAAGCCATCAAAACCCTACttcttaaaggagtgctaacccaTGGTTTATACTGGTCCCTTTGTATTGTGTTGGGAATCCTAAAAGGACATTGTCAAATACCACACCATAGATTGCTGCATGTATCTGCTGGTATCTTTGCTGTACGTTACATGATAAGGTACCAGGAAGAAGCAGCAACTTATTAACTATGGTGTAAAGGGCTAAACTAAGGGAGCTCAGTTAATAAGATGTTGGGTCAAGTTTTCAAAAAGTAGTTTCCGTTGTATTATTGCAATTAGCATTATAATAGGTGTAAACTCAGTGAGTGGTGTTCAAACAAAGGCTGGGCTGAACCACACTACAAGAGCTGCACTATCGAAAGCTATCACAAGCACTACTATGAAAGCAGGCCTGAggtctgaaatttaaaaacattattgagATTTCCTTTTATGATATGCCTGCTGAAATGTTTAAGTGTGACGTACACACAGATAGATGAGCAGACAGACTCCAAAagtccccagaatctgatacaaTAATTTacgataaaacatttttaaaaagtttaatggCAAAAATTTAACGTGATTTAATATCAGGTATGAAACTTAGTGTGCAATTGATGTATCCTTGAAATTATTTCCATACAGGCTGCTTGGATGGTATTTAAgcacaattgtatttttaattacctTGTAAATGTTCTCCAGGCACCTCTGCAGTGTATGAATGCTGGAATCCATCTGTGGGAATAAGAAGTACATAGAACGATGTTAGCTTTAATACAAGACTTGACGATGGACTGGTCAGTATTCTCTGACATACAACAAGCAAAACAAAGCTTCTGGGATCACCTGGGATCTAACCCCAGTGACCCACATTATATAGTtaccatattttttaattaaaactgcagGGTCCCTCCGTCATGTTCAAAATTGAATTCCTTTTGAGCTGTTTGCTATATTCTTCCAAACACCTtactgtgttgtaaaaaaaatgaaattgtgttcAAATTcaacaggtttttatttaaaaaaaaaatgggagtgAATTGACTAAAAGATTAGAAGCCGTCTCAGCACATCTTCTCTCAATAGCAATTGCGGTAGTCAGAAGCACATTGAAAAAACCTCATCTGCATAGAGCAACAACAGGTCAGTAAAATAAGAGATGATGTGCAATCAGTGAGAATATTAAACTGAGAGGAGAGGCCCAGCTGTAGGAGATGAAAATGGTGCATTattcatttctttcattttaaaaaaggatctGCCTGGCAGCTGTTCCTGTATAGTGTAGAATCCCATTGGGTTCCAATCCCAGTTTATTACCCTGAATAATTCCTTAGCAGACAAGCCATGGCAACGCAGTGGATTTCGATCATATATTGCCCAGTGATACCATACAGCAGTAGCAAGCGTATTGTGCGTTCATAGCAAAACAAAGTTATGGTAAATAGAGCCCACAGTATGAGGCAGACGCTGTCTGGATAACTAGATCTCCTGAGTCAAGGTAAAAGGCATGCAATGGAATAAGAATCTAAAAGAAAGACCACAGCACTTTAAAATGGAAAGCACACTTACCCTGCTCGTCAGGGCCTGCCCAGTTGTATTAGCCTGCACGCCTCTCCGTGGCTGCGGTAAAACTCAGGAAACAGCTGGATTTAGAAACCTGtgtacaaaagaaaatgtgtacaaTGAAGGTAACTGTTGTAGAAACCAAAATCATCCCATGCAGTCCCTTTTTTAAGAATGAAGTTTCAAGGTTGCTGTACTGCTGAAGGGTGGAGCTTGTCTGTGGTTACTATGCCCTCAGAACAAGGCTGTTTGACAGGGCTTGAGCTTCCTGCCTTTTGGCCATGAATACTTGACAACTTGTCGGATACACCCTGTATAGTGTTGACTCATTTCCTCTGTTCTAACCTACTGTCAATACATATACTGATAGAGCCTTTTAGTGCAGTACAGGACTGTTCAGTAGATACATTGAAGCTGtttgtttaatgtactgtattattgccCTTATacatgtttcccatagtaaaagcatagcagtgtttAATGGTgtaagcattgtgaaagcatggttaagcaatgttaaatgcagagtataacaaTGGGACACActtaggaaaactgcaaaatgactgtgcaaattgATTGTGGTAGTTTTTCAAGAGTGATACGGGTTCATTTCCCCAGCTTTACACAGTAGACTAATAGAATAGAAGTAACTGAGCTGCTTTTCCACACATCCTTCAAAATGACACTGATATTTGTGTGGAAACTGGGAAATGTAGGTGCCAAATGGAAACAGAGGTAAAGAAAGTTGGAAATGTATCTTTTATATTTATTCAGCTGATCCTATTAGGAATTGATATGTTGTGTGCATGGTGTCACTAATTATTATCTCTTTAGTCTGCTCAGACTGTGCAAAATGATTGCTGTCATTTTTTACACAGGACGTATGTGATtagaaatcaaaatgtaaaattgtacTCAAACtactattaaactttttttttaatttttaatttttttattgtgtcacaTTATCTATGCATGGGATGACACATAGGATGTTGAGCCATTCTCTTTCACAAGATATTGAGGGTAATTAGTCTATGTAGCTATATGGAGGGCCCTCTTCTGTGTGTAGTTATCAGTAATTCACACAGCAGTACCTATGGTCTATGCAGGTAATGGTGAACAATATTCAGgtctttaatacattttacagctgCGGTAGGGGAAGATATGAACACACTTGTTTGCGTTACATTAGTGTTTAAATATCCCAAAAATAAACATTCTATCCTTTAATCGTGAAGCTGGtatttcacaaaaatatttttttgaagagGGTTTGTAAACTAGAGGttataaacagttttgaaaaaataagcGTGATCCAAATAATCTGCTGCTTTGCAGAACACCTGGTTTCCTGAGTCAATAATGTTCAACAGATGGGTGTGCAGAAACTCTGCACTGTCAATAGTTTTCTTCATCCTAACGATAAAGATAAATATGCATGGTTATGCATGCTCTGTGGTTTGCATGCTACTTATGCATTCAAATTATTGCAGGCATTTGAAAATCTACCAAATGGGCAAACCTGCATGACTAAAACCTAGCAGCAGACAAGGCTAATGAACTGTACTTCCGCCAACAGACAGCAATGGAATTTACATGTATTTCCATAGAAAAGGAATGTGTCATGTGAGGGACAACCCATTTAAAACCATCAGTCTTATTAGTGATTATCTTATTTTGACATCCTTTCACTCAGTGATCGGGGGAATCTTAGTCCATATCAAAGAGAGCACTGTCACGTGACCATAAACAGTCTTGCACAAAGAAGACTgcacagcgatctgattcaagcattcagcaTTCTGAAAGGTAGGGACAATgtccacccaagggactttttcaacctgaaaaaagaaacaaggaccaggggtcacaagtggagattagataaaggggcattcagaacacaaaacaggaggcactttttttacacagagaatcgtgggaatctggaaccaactccccagaaatgctattgaagctgacaccctgggattttttaagaagctgcttgatgagattctgggatcaataagtgactaacaaccaaacgagctagatgggctgaatggccttctctcgtttgtaaacttgttCGTAACATCCAGGAGTAGATTTAATTATTTCCTGATGATTGGTAACAGTGACAGTCCTAAATTGATGTTTTAGGATTGGTTTTTACTTTATAAGCCTGTCTTATAAATACGACCAGTTTAGGTGGTTACAGTactctaaaataaatgtaatataatacagtattccAAAAAGACCATTTGGTGATTCCCATCAACGCTGGCTGAAGTATTCTGAATATGTCATGTATGTGAATGTACTGATAAGTGGCAGGTTGGTTTTACTTACATCTCCAGGGGGACTTACATTCCTAAAGCTAAAGCTTCATTAGAGGGGTACAAAAAAAATGGACTATCAGTGATATCTGCTTTCTTCTAATAGGAGTCTGACTTTAATAGAATTAGTAATTGCTCAGCAGGCTGGGCTGTGTTGTGAATGGGAGCCTGTGTGATGGGTTTATTGAAACTGTACAGTATCTTGTCATTGTAGGATAACAGGATTTGGGAATGCAGTGAACGTGTTATGGCAGATGTCATGTAATTAAGTGTCAAATTAAATATCGTTGTGGGACACTGCAGGTGTAATTGGAGATTACAGCCTATATTTATAGCTGACCTTGTCGCATAGCATGAAGCAGACTCCTCATTCCCACATAGGGTAAGAGAAACCATTCtaagaataaaaaacagatgCCTAGAACTGTTCTCTCACATCAGAATCACTGCaagtttaacttaaaaaaaaaaaaaaaaaaaaaatcattattttatttcattcaatttaaatattttatctctTTTCTTACCGATTTAGAATGTTTAAGAAGAAATGGTCCCTGACGATTTTGCCCACCAATGCAAAAGGCCAGCGTTATCACATAGCCAGGGCAGGTACCAGCACTGCCCCGACTGTACGAGTCACAATGCACGCCACAAGGACATggctttaccaggtgagctactCAGGGATCAGGTGGTCTATTTTATGGATCAAAACAGTGTTGGATCCAACTACCACTCCTCTATAACGATTTTAATACTGACCtccttttataaaaagaaaaaacagtgggAATATATCAgtgaaaatacataaatttatATAAGCCTGTGTCTTGACTTAAAatagacagaaacacacagacaacaaaTCTTTCTTCAACCAGTATTTATACAGTcctttgtatttgtaaaatacacaaatataaataaaacagttatttacatCTAATAACAACAGTATCGTTATATACAATACAAGTTATATGAGAGTACATTTCAAAAgtcatccttttaaaaaaaaaaattatattgtgcAAATTCACTTTTCGTGTACGGGTAGGTGACATCAACATTTGCATCAGTCCCATGGTGCAATGCTTGTGatagtatttgttttaatactaAGCAAAGCTGGGCCTAGTGCCATCATAGTCTCCACCTTATTACCTCAATGATTATGTCAACTTGCAGTTAAAAACCTTCAACCTAAATCTACCTTAAATAGATATGAATACTATTTCAGCCTTTCATAAACTGGAGCTGAAATGCATATTTACCAAGGGTTGGAAATTGTGAACAAAATTATTTCTGGCTGGTGTTCAGAACTGAATCAAACTAATAATGACACAATACTATGGGTACTAACTGGTATAACTCTAGCTGCCTTAAATGCACTTGGTGTGCAAATGTCTTAGCAAGAAAATCCAAGGTGATATTGTGTGCGTGTTACTGCAACAGACCTTACTACAGGATTCTAGCTGTGactatttacttttatttttctgaaaggatTAGAATTGTATAGCGTATTTGCAAAGTATTTCCTCCATTATTTGATTCAGTCCTATtcttttaaaaaggagaaaaacattGGTTAATTTCACAAATCTAGAACCTGACTTCTGGTAATTGATACAATCCAAGGCCTCATAAGcactctcaagttgtttgtttcattttgtaacagtgaatgttctcctttcaaaaaaaataggagtttattaaataaaaaaaaaaaagatgctcctAGTTTTATATCCTTTAGTTTTACGTTAATTGATTCTAATTTCAGCTGGGGAAAAAAGGAAACCTTAATATATGGCACTTGTATTAGAGCAGGTTAGTTTGAACAGGCCTTCTTTAGAACGATTATGTAAAAGCCAATGTCTGTGATACAAACAAAGATAGCACACCACCCCTAGAAACACTGTAAACACTCGACACTTCACCCCCCCCCACTTGA
The Polyodon spathula isolate WHYD16114869_AA chromosome 22, ASM1765450v1, whole genome shotgun sequence genome window above contains:
- the LOC121296910 gene encoding synergin gamma-like; amino-acid sequence: MDSSIHTLQRCLENIYKVIRKANDMLCGISHPSVCTEVLLSAQGKTYISGVVEVYKVSKRVEGGMRTRGVTNEALQRSVKDIELLWNNLQAFLTFSPAVLQTLPTEACLNGLVDVPQPDLQYECCGVCQSQVSMETKVASDKDILSYNECRYHTSCANFWLNCVDLNLPFSPAQKQG